In one Flavobacteriales bacterium genomic region, the following are encoded:
- a CDS encoding DUF58 domain-containing protein, which yields MNTARHTKELLKKVRLVELKTRGLSDHIFSGEYHSAFKGRGMTFSEVREYSAGDEVRTIDWNVTARFGHPFVKVFEEERELTVMLMADLSGSEDFGSASQLKRELITEACATIAFSAIKNNDKVGLMLFTDKVEKFIPPKKGRAHILRIVRELIEFRPQGTGTDIADALRYLNSVIKKRSIAFLVSDLLADGYEDALKIANRRHDLVVLRTSDPREDELPAVGLVRFTDPESGEVRWVDTGSRKVRNAFRAAGLKHRQRTREVLRRCGVDHAVISTADGYVRPLMRLFKEREGGR from the coding sequence ATGAATACGGCCCGGCATACCAAGGAACTCCTCAAGAAGGTGCGCCTCGTGGAGCTGAAGACCCGCGGCCTGAGCGACCACATCTTCAGCGGGGAATACCACAGCGCCTTCAAGGGCCGTGGCATGACGTTCAGCGAGGTGCGTGAGTACAGTGCTGGCGATGAGGTGCGCACGATCGACTGGAACGTGACGGCGCGCTTCGGGCATCCTTTCGTGAAGGTCTTCGAAGAGGAACGCGAACTGACGGTGATGCTCATGGCGGACCTCAGCGGTTCGGAGGATTTCGGCAGCGCTTCGCAGCTCAAGCGCGAGCTCATCACCGAGGCCTGTGCCACCATCGCGTTCAGCGCCATCAAGAACAACGACAAGGTGGGCCTCATGCTCTTCACCGACAAGGTGGAGAAATTCATCCCTCCCAAGAAGGGCCGGGCCCACATCCTCCGCATCGTGCGCGAGCTGATCGAGTTCAGGCCACAGGGAACCGGCACCGACATCGCCGATGCGCTGCGCTATCTCAACAGCGTGATCAAGAAGCGGAGCATCGCGTTCCTGGTGAGCGACCTGCTGGCTGACGGCTACGAGGATGCGCTGAAGATCGCCAACCGGCGGCATGACCTTGTTGTGCTGCGCACGAGCGACCCCCGCGAGGACGAGCTTCCGGCAGTGGGCCTGGTGCGCTTCACGGATCCGGAGAGCGGTGAGGTTCGCTGGGTGGATACCGGCAGCAGGAAGGTGCGAAACGCATTCCGTGCCGCTGGCCTGAAGCATCGGCAGCGCACACGCGAGGTGCTCCGGCGCTGCGGTGTAGACCACGCTGTCATATCCACTGCCGATGGCTACGTACGGCCGCTGATGCGGCTCTTCAAGGAGCGAGAGGGAGGGCG
- a CDS encoding MoxR family ATPase, whose translation MESTLQSAERPVTADSIRALNDRIQQASAFVDLIDREMEKSIVGQKDMVQKLMVALLADGHVLLEGVPGLAKTLAIKSLARTIDAGFSRIQFTPDLLPADLIGTLIYSQRNEEFTVRKGPIFSNFVLADEINRAPAKVQSALLEAMQERQVTIGATTHLLPEPFLVLATMNPIEQEGTYPLPEAQTDRFMLKVVLDYPRREEEKLIIRQNTRPGPSPEPALVVTPAEIMQARQLVREVYMDEKIEQYIVDIVYATRKPDQYKLGDLTSMIAFGGSPRASINMALAAKAFAFTKRRGYVIPEDVRAVCPDVLRHRIGLTYEAEAESIGVREIIDRVLNTVEVP comes from the coding sequence ATGGAATCCACCCTGCAGAGCGCGGAAAGGCCGGTAACCGCCGATAGCATCCGGGCATTGAACGACCGCATCCAACAGGCCAGCGCCTTCGTGGACCTGATCGACCGGGAGATGGAAAAGAGCATCGTGGGCCAGAAGGACATGGTTCAGAAGCTCATGGTGGCATTGCTGGCCGATGGGCATGTGCTGCTCGAAGGCGTTCCGGGCCTGGCGAAGACCCTCGCGATCAAATCGCTCGCGCGCACCATCGATGCGGGCTTCAGCCGCATCCAATTCACGCCCGACCTGCTCCCTGCCGATCTGATCGGCACGCTGATCTACAGCCAGCGTAATGAGGAGTTCACGGTGAGGAAAGGGCCCATCTTCAGCAACTTCGTACTTGCGGACGAGATCAATCGCGCTCCGGCCAAGGTTCAGAGCGCCCTGCTCGAGGCCATGCAGGAGCGGCAGGTCACCATCGGGGCCACCACGCACCTGCTTCCCGAGCCCTTCCTGGTGCTGGCCACCATGAACCCCATCGAGCAGGAGGGCACCTATCCCCTGCCCGAGGCGCAAACGGACCGCTTCATGCTGAAAGTGGTGCTCGACTACCCGCGGCGCGAGGAGGAGAAGCTCATCATCCGGCAGAACACGCGGCCCGGGCCGTCCCCTGAGCCGGCCCTGGTGGTGACGCCCGCCGAGATCATGCAGGCCCGGCAACTCGTACGGGAGGTGTACATGGATGAGAAGATCGAGCAGTATATCGTCGACATCGTCTACGCCACCCGCAAGCCGGACCAGTACAAGCTGGGCGACCTCACCAGCATGATCGCCTTCGGCGGCAGCCCGCGCGCCAGTATCAACATGGCGCTGGCGGCCAAGGCCTTCGCCTTCACCAAGCGCCGTGGCTATGTGATACCCGAGGATGTGCGTGCCGTTTGCCCTGATGTGCTGCGGCACCGGATCGGGCTCACCTACGAGGCCGAGGCCGAGAGCATCGGCGTGCGCGAGATCATCGACCGGGTCCTGAACACGGTGGAAGTCCCCTGA
- a CDS encoding nucleoside triphosphate pyrophosphohydrolase family protein, which translates to MNHRQPLTLAEAAEHVRAFHDAFGIPNADRPTGGIGDREALLRYKLIREENEEYLDAALRGDLVEVADALGDILYILCGTLLKHGLDHKIDEVFREIQRSNMSKLGADGKPIYREDGKVLKGPGYSKPDIASLLAR; encoded by the coding sequence ATGAACCACCGCCAGCCGCTCACCTTGGCCGAGGCCGCCGAGCATGTCCGAGCGTTCCACGATGCCTTCGGCATCCCCAATGCCGATCGCCCCACCGGCGGCATCGGCGACCGCGAGGCCCTGCTTCGCTACAAGCTCATCCGGGAGGAGAATGAGGAGTATCTGGATGCAGCCTTGCGCGGCGACCTCGTGGAGGTGGCCGATGCGCTGGGGGATATCCTCTATATCCTGTGCGGTACGCTGCTCAAGCATGGACTGGACCATAAGATCGACGAGGTCTTCCGCGAGATCCAGCGCAGCAACATGAGCAAGCTCGGCGCCGATGGGAAGCCCATCTATCGCGAGGACGGCAAGGTGCTGAAGGGGCCGGGCTATTCGAAGCCGGACATCGCCTCGCTGCTCGCCCGGTGA
- a CDS encoding DUF3276 family protein, which translates to MRDDREDVYSKAVRAGKRTYFFDVKSTRGRDLYLTITESKKHTHEDGTAHYDKHKIFLYKEDFEKFIDGLSDAISEIDRLKATGEYGANDSGSREQNGDAPPFTDVNFEDLDRKDI; encoded by the coding sequence ATGCGCGACGATCGTGAAGACGTGTACTCCAAGGCTGTAAGAGCTGGTAAACGAACCTATTTCTTCGACGTGAAGAGCACACGCGGCCGTGACCTCTACCTCACCATCACCGAAAGCAAGAAGCACACGCACGAGGACGGCACCGCGCACTACGACAAGCACAAGATCTTCCTCTACAAGGAGGATTTCGAGAAGTTCATCGATGGGCTGAGCGATGCCATCAGCGAGATCGACCGGCTGAAGGCGACCGGTGAGTACGGTGCCAACGATTCCGGCTCGCGCGAGCAGAACGGCGATGCGCCCCCCTTCACCGATGTGAACTTCGAGGACCTGGACCGGAAGGACATCTGA
- the paaG gene encoding 2-(1,2-epoxy-1,2-dihydrophenyl)acetyl-CoA isomerase PaaG translates to MTYEKLLFTAADGVATLSFNRPDKLNSFDRQMSLEAIDALDRCASDTSIRAVLITGEGRAFCAGQDLAEAIAPGTRIEDILTTQYNPIVRRIRALKKPVIAAVNGVAAGAGANIAYACDLTLAGESANFIQSFINIGLIPDSGGTFTLPRLVGMQRAFGQMVLAPKVSAKDAEALGMIWKAVPDSELMNEATSLANRLAAMPTKAIALTKEALNRSQGSTLEAQLDVENELQSIAGASHDYNEGVKAFLEKRKPEFKGV, encoded by the coding sequence ATGACCTACGAGAAACTCCTCTTCACCGCAGCCGACGGCGTGGCCACGCTCTCGTTCAACCGCCCCGACAAGCTCAACAGCTTCGACCGGCAGATGTCGCTTGAAGCGATTGATGCGCTTGACCGATGCGCGAGCGACACCAGCATCCGGGCGGTGCTGATCACCGGTGAAGGCCGAGCCTTCTGCGCAGGGCAGGACCTGGCCGAGGCCATCGCGCCCGGAACCAGGATCGAGGACATCCTCACCACGCAGTACAACCCCATCGTGCGCCGCATCCGCGCGCTGAAGAAGCCCGTGATCGCGGCGGTGAATGGCGTGGCAGCCGGTGCCGGGGCCAACATCGCCTACGCATGCGACCTCACCCTCGCCGGCGAAAGCGCCAACTTCATCCAGAGCTTCATCAACATCGGGCTCATCCCCGATAGCGGCGGCACCTTCACCCTGCCGCGGCTCGTGGGCATGCAGCGCGCATTCGGACAGATGGTCCTCGCGCCCAAAGTGAGCGCCAAGGATGCCGAAGCTCTGGGCATGATCTGGAAGGCCGTGCCCGATTCGGAATTGATGAATGAAGCGACATCGCTGGCGAATCGGCTGGCGGCCATGCCCACCAAAGCCATCGCGCTGACCAAGGAAGCGCTCAACCGCTCGCAAGGCAGCACGCTCGAGGCCCAGCTCGATGTGGAGAACGAACTCCAAAGCATCGCCGGGGCCAGCCACGACTACAATGAGGGCGTGAAGGCCTTCCTCGAGAAGCGGAAGCCCGAATTCAAGGGGGTCTGA
- a CDS encoding glycosyltransferase family 9 protein: protein MQRFLVIQTAFLGDAVLATALLEKLHAFHPDAAIDLVVRKGNEGLFEGHPFLRRLLVWDKRKGKTRNLFRLIGELRRERYDRIINCQRYLSTGLITALARAEERVGYDKNPLSLLFSRRVKHVIGDGRHEVDRLNALIAHFTDGKRPLPRLHPTPEAREEAQAQSMATGAPRTAHGHVCLAPASIWFTKQWPEAKWAELMRALPADLRLLLIGAPGDAALCARIAKAAGRGEVLAGRLSLLGTAALMEGAVMNYVNDSAPLHIASAMNAPVTAIFCSTVPAFGFGPLRGNGRVLETGERLDCRPCGLHGHRACPKGHFKCATGIPIDRLTFVP from the coding sequence ATGCAGCGCTTCCTGGTGATCCAGACTGCCTTCCTGGGCGATGCCGTGCTGGCCACCGCGCTGCTGGAGAAACTGCATGCGTTCCACCCCGATGCGGCCATCGACCTGGTGGTGCGCAAGGGCAACGAGGGGCTATTCGAGGGGCATCCCTTCCTGCGCAGGCTCCTGGTCTGGGACAAGCGCAAGGGCAAGACGCGCAACCTCTTCCGACTCATCGGCGAACTGCGGCGCGAGCGCTACGACCGCATCATCAACTGCCAGCGCTACCTCAGCACAGGGCTTATAACGGCGCTGGCGCGGGCCGAAGAGCGGGTCGGCTACGACAAGAACCCGCTCAGCCTGCTGTTCTCGCGCCGGGTGAAGCACGTGATCGGTGATGGCCGACATGAGGTGGACAGGCTCAACGCCCTGATCGCGCATTTCACCGATGGGAAGCGGCCCTTGCCCCGGCTCCACCCCACCCCCGAGGCCCGGGAGGAAGCGCAGGCCCAATCGATGGCCACGGGCGCGCCGCGCACAGCGCATGGCCATGTGTGCCTGGCCCCAGCTTCCATCTGGTTCACCAAGCAATGGCCCGAGGCGAAGTGGGCGGAGCTGATGAGGGCCCTCCCCGCCGACCTGCGCCTGCTCCTTATCGGAGCTCCCGGCGACGCCGCGCTCTGCGCCCGCATCGCGAAGGCTGCGGGGCGCGGCGAGGTGCTGGCCGGCCGGCTCTCGCTGCTGGGGACGGCAGCGCTCATGGAAGGCGCCGTCATGAACTACGTGAACGACAGTGCGCCGCTGCACATCGCCAGTGCCATGAATGCCCCCGTGACCGCCATCTTCTGCAGCACGGTACCGGCCTTCGGCTTCGGACCGTTGCGCGGGAATGGCCGTGTGTTGGAGACCGGCGAGCGGCTCGACTGCCGTCCCTGCGGGCTCCATGGGCACAGGGCCTGCCCGAAGGGGCATTTCAAGTGCGCAACCGGCATTCCGATCGATCGCCTCACTTTCGTACCATGA
- the rplS gene encoding 50S ribosomal protein L19, translating into MDRIKQLEKEIAPLKALPDFKAGDTVIVHYKIVEGNKERIQQFQGVVIQRKGSGSTATFTVRKISSNVGVERIFPVASPFIDKIDVNKRGDVRRARIFYLRERRGKSARITEKRQAVTAPAK; encoded by the coding sequence ATGGACCGCATCAAGCAACTCGAGAAGGAAATCGCCCCCCTGAAGGCACTGCCCGATTTCAAAGCGGGTGATACCGTTATCGTGCACTACAAGATCGTGGAGGGCAACAAGGAGCGCATCCAGCAATTCCAAGGCGTTGTCATCCAGCGCAAGGGCAGCGGGAGCACCGCCACCTTCACCGTCAGGAAGATCAGCAGCAACGTGGGCGTGGAGCGGATCTTCCCTGTGGCCTCCCCCTTCATCGACAAGATCGACGTGAACAAGCGCGGCGATGTGCGGCGCGCGCGCATCTTCTACCTGCGCGAACGTCGCGGCAAGAGCGCTCGCATCACCGAGAAGCGCCAAGCCGTGACCGCGCCCGCGAAGTAA
- the trmD gene encoding tRNA (guanosine(37)-N1)-methyltransferase TrmD: MRIDILSAVPDLLTSWFGESILERARRKGLVEVVVHDLRRWSTDKHRRIDDYPFGGGAGMVMQIEPIHRAIDQLRSERAYDEVIYLSPDGQLLDQPLANLLSTKGNLILLCGHYKGIDERVRQHLVTREVSIGDFVLTGGELAAAVLSDAIIRLIPGVIGDETSALSDSFQDGLVAPPAYTRPADYRGWKVPDVLLSGHQARIDAWRHEQAVERTRRRRPDLLSPDGASQAGKDA, encoded by the coding sequence ATGCGCATCGACATCCTCAGCGCGGTGCCCGACCTGTTGACCAGCTGGTTCGGGGAGAGCATCCTGGAGCGCGCCCGCCGCAAGGGACTGGTGGAAGTGGTGGTGCACGACCTCCGGCGCTGGAGCACCGACAAGCATCGCCGCATCGATGACTACCCCTTCGGCGGCGGCGCCGGAATGGTGATGCAGATCGAGCCCATCCACAGGGCCATCGATCAACTGCGGTCCGAGCGGGCGTATGACGAGGTGATCTACCTCAGCCCCGATGGCCAGCTGCTTGACCAGCCCCTGGCCAATCTGCTCAGCACCAAGGGCAACCTCATCCTGCTGTGCGGCCACTACAAGGGCATCGACGAGCGGGTGCGCCAGCACTTGGTCACCCGGGAGGTGAGCATCGGCGATTTCGTCCTCACCGGTGGCGAATTGGCGGCCGCTGTACTGAGCGATGCCATCATTCGGCTCATCCCCGGCGTCATCGGCGACGAGACCTCCGCGCTGAGCGACAGCTTCCAGGACGGACTGGTGGCGCCGCCGGCCTATACCCGGCCAGCGGACTACCGTGGCTGGAAGGTGCCTGACGTCCTGCTCAGCGGCCATCAGGCGCGCATCGACGCCTGGCGCCACGAACAGGCCGTTGAGCGCACCCGGCGGCGGCGGCCGGATCTGCTCTCCCCGGATGGGGCCAGCCAGGCAGGGAAGGATGCCTGA
- a CDS encoding MMPL family transporter, with translation MDQRIDRIARLLTRRNAWFALLLLAVVSGLSGWALRSVRLDHDFERFFPTDDPELDRYMAFRERFGGDNDFLLIGASHPVSVFDQSFLRRFDRLADTLAVLPHVRSVSSPTNLSEPRITPVGVFQVPWLRLEADSLLRADSARLWQDPLIRDTYFAADGRAMLLVLQAEPGLSKVRSDEALLAIQGAVDRSGLGNVRMGGRLHGQYWYIQKMQRELVVFFSVSVLLLAVFLAIGFRSWWGVLVPIAVVGLSVLWQVGFMTMLGRPLTVLTMLLPTILFVVGMSDVVHILQRYLEALRNGHPKERALAITYYEVGLATFLTSLTTAIGFATLNTSGIQPVREFGVYTAIGVFVAFLLAFTLLPALLLLVPTPVRAGEGQHAAMWYRPLHGLFRWVLRHGRRIAWSSLAAALVAIPLILQMKVDNHLLEDWPDDDPQKQDYFWFEQHFGGVRPFELEVTVSDGSIWDLAALREIERVEAYLRAAYGVSAVLSPVTVIKSMNKAMNGGSPAHFALPASDAEARRLQRMARAALGPRALLGLVDSTGHHARLSGRVRDEGGHVFRGRNAELNAFLSGSLRVTQAAQTGMAYLIDRNNEKLSGQLLSGLSMAFVLIAGIMAWVFRDARMTMVALIPNVLPLLLVAAAMALAGIAIKVSTAIIFTIAFGIAVDDTIHLLGKLRIELLKGRSVPLAMKRSFLSSGKAVVITSIMLCSGFVSLVFSGFASVFYMGLLVSLTLAFALAADLLLLPLLVIRLIRPRRGIR, from the coding sequence ATGGACCAACGCATCGACCGCATCGCGCGCCTGCTGACACGGAGGAATGCGTGGTTCGCCCTCCTGCTGTTGGCGGTCGTCTCAGGGCTCTCCGGATGGGCGCTGCGCTCCGTCCGCCTCGACCATGACTTCGAGCGGTTCTTCCCCACCGATGACCCGGAGCTGGACCGGTATATGGCATTCAGGGAGCGGTTCGGCGGCGACAACGACTTCCTGCTCATCGGCGCATCGCATCCCGTCTCCGTCTTCGATCAATCATTCCTCCGTCGATTCGATCGGCTGGCGGACACTCTCGCCGTTCTTCCGCATGTCCGGTCGGTCTCTTCTCCCACCAACCTTTCCGAGCCGCGGATCACGCCCGTAGGGGTCTTCCAAGTGCCGTGGCTGAGGCTCGAAGCGGACAGCCTTCTGCGCGCCGATTCTGCGAGGCTCTGGCAGGACCCCTTGATCCGTGACACCTACTTCGCAGCGGATGGCAGGGCGATGCTCCTCGTGCTCCAAGCGGAGCCCGGATTGAGCAAGGTGCGGAGCGACGAGGCGCTGCTAGCCATCCAAGGCGCTGTCGACAGGTCGGGTCTGGGGAATGTCCGCATGGGCGGGCGCCTGCACGGACAGTACTGGTACATCCAGAAGATGCAGCGTGAGCTGGTGGTATTCTTCTCCGTATCCGTCCTATTGCTCGCTGTATTCCTGGCCATCGGCTTCCGTTCATGGTGGGGGGTGCTGGTGCCGATCGCGGTGGTAGGCCTTTCGGTGCTCTGGCAGGTGGGATTCATGACCATGCTCGGCAGGCCGCTGACGGTCCTCACCATGCTGCTCCCCACCATCCTCTTCGTGGTGGGCATGAGCGATGTGGTGCATATCCTGCAGCGCTACCTGGAGGCCCTGCGGAACGGGCATCCGAAGGAGCGGGCCTTGGCGATCACCTACTACGAGGTGGGCTTGGCCACCTTCCTCACTTCCCTGACCACCGCCATCGGCTTCGCCACGCTCAATACCAGCGGCATCCAACCGGTAAGGGAGTTCGGGGTCTACACGGCAATTGGGGTCTTCGTGGCCTTCCTCCTGGCCTTCACACTGCTTCCTGCGCTGCTGCTGCTGGTTCCGACTCCGGTGCGTGCGGGCGAAGGCCAGCATGCAGCCATGTGGTACAGGCCGCTCCATGGACTTTTCCGGTGGGTGCTGAGGCATGGCCGTCGAATCGCATGGTCCAGCCTGGCAGCCGCCCTTGTCGCAATCCCGCTGATCCTGCAGATGAAGGTGGACAACCACCTGTTGGAGGACTGGCCGGATGATGATCCGCAGAAACAGGACTACTTCTGGTTCGAACAGCATTTCGGCGGCGTACGCCCCTTCGAGCTTGAGGTTACCGTATCGGATGGCAGCATCTGGGACCTGGCGGCATTGCGTGAGATTGAGCGCGTGGAGGCCTACCTCAGGGCTGCCTATGGGGTCAGTGCGGTGCTGTCGCCCGTCACGGTCATCAAGTCCATGAACAAGGCGATGAATGGCGGGTCCCCCGCGCATTTCGCGCTGCCAGCCAGCGATGCGGAAGCCCGGCGCCTTCAGCGCATGGCCCGGGCAGCGCTCGGGCCGAGGGCGCTGCTCGGGCTGGTCGACAGCACCGGCCACCATGCCCGACTCTCGGGGCGGGTGCGCGATGAGGGCGGGCATGTATTCCGGGGACGCAACGCCGAGCTCAATGCCTTCCTGAGCGGATCCCTACGGGTGACCCAGGCCGCACAGACGGGAATGGCCTACCTCATCGACCGGAACAACGAGAAGCTTAGCGGGCAGCTGCTCAGCGGACTCTCCATGGCCTTCGTCCTCATCGCAGGCATCATGGCCTGGGTGTTCCGCGATGCGCGCATGACCATGGTGGCACTCATCCCGAATGTGCTGCCCTTGCTGCTCGTGGCCGCTGCGATGGCCCTGGCGGGAATCGCCATCAAGGTGAGCACGGCGATCATCTTCACCATCGCGTTCGGCATCGCCGTTGATGACACCATCCACCTGCTGGGCAAGCTGCGGATCGAACTGCTGAAGGGCCGCAGCGTTCCCTTGGCCATGAAGCGCTCCTTCCTCTCATCGGGGAAGGCCGTGGTGATCACCAGCATCATGCTGTGCTCGGGCTTCGTTTCCCTGGTGTTCTCCGGCTTCGCGAGCGTGTTCTACATGGGCCTGCTGGTAAGTCTCACCCTGGCCTTCGCACTGGCCGCAGACCTGCTGCTCCTTCCCTTGCTGGTGATTCGGCTCATCCGGCCACGGCGAGGCATCCGGTAA
- a CDS encoding WG repeat-containing protein — MRSSSLRAWMVLAATSVSLAVFAGPLEKAFAALEEHNYFLARQILRKQVRKHPSAAWYGLSIIAGRANNPFHDIDSCYAYIMRADAAFTVAPDKERKRVGRVGVDHAAVEAQKTHAFRLGWEVARSTNTIAAYDRYIQSYVQSPFIAEATLVRDHLAFQAAREANSASGYQAFLNRYPHAREVYEARTRLNQAIYRESTADGNLESFKAFIEAHPESPYVHQAEDEVYRLSTPGRLVAEYAAFIRANPRNRRVNDAWRAIYEQYTRNLSTNTITRFLQDFPEYPFVEELVDDYRTASLFLLPFRREGKWGYIDEDGTERIKAVYEWAEPFQGPQALVGDDGRAGSINRSGRVVVPIEYDEITEPVEGTSTVERSGRVGAVDANGDLAVPMVFEDVGEFSGGLAYAARDGRYGYINARGEEVIPFRFASGGTFRNGLAVVELDGYFGAIDSRGNTVVPAEYDWVEGFEGPVSRVRKDGKVGLVSPFGDLLAPLRYDHIGPFRDSLALVVEGRKCGYIDASGAIRIPVEFEAPDGVAGWGDFEEGLAEVQVAGKRCLINARNERVFPCGFTDIGPATGPLVPVKRKARWGYADRKGQVIVDNRYDQAGEMRSGVARIRLGDLYGLIDSTAKEVVPPLYVALAPVGHGHWQATAGTGVGIIDRTGKPVVPLVFDGVRLERADIARVERKDRFAYIRLTDGRVIWKEEGFDGP; from the coding sequence ATGCGTTCCTCAAGCCTGCGCGCGTGGATGGTCCTCGCCGCAACGTCCGTCAGCCTCGCAGTGTTCGCAGGCCCCTTGGAGAAAGCCTTTGCGGCGCTCGAGGAGCACAACTACTTCCTGGCCCGGCAGATCCTCCGGAAGCAGGTCCGAAAGCACCCGTCAGCGGCATGGTACGGGCTCAGCATCATCGCCGGACGGGCGAACAACCCCTTTCACGACATCGACTCATGCTACGCTTACATCATGCGCGCCGATGCGGCATTCACCGTGGCGCCGGACAAGGAGCGCAAGCGCGTCGGCCGGGTGGGGGTGGACCATGCCGCCGTTGAGGCGCAGAAGACCCATGCTTTCCGCCTTGGCTGGGAGGTGGCGCGCAGCACCAACACCATCGCCGCCTACGACCGCTACATCCAGTCCTATGTCCAGAGCCCCTTCATCGCGGAGGCCACGCTCGTGCGCGATCACCTGGCCTTCCAAGCGGCGCGCGAGGCGAATTCCGCATCCGGCTACCAGGCCTTCCTGAACAGGTACCCGCACGCCCGCGAGGTGTACGAGGCCCGTACCCGGTTGAACCAGGCCATCTACCGGGAGTCCACCGCCGATGGCAACCTGGAGTCCTTCAAGGCATTCATCGAAGCGCATCCGGAGAGTCCCTATGTGCACCAGGCGGAGGATGAAGTATACCGCCTCTCCACGCCGGGACGCCTCGTCGCGGAGTATGCGGCATTCATTCGGGCCAACCCGCGGAACCGCCGGGTGAATGATGCTTGGCGCGCGATCTACGAGCAGTACACCCGCAACCTGAGCACCAATACCATTACCCGTTTCCTGCAGGATTTCCCGGAGTATCCTTTCGTCGAGGAACTGGTGGATGATTACAGGACCGCCAGCCTATTCCTGCTGCCTTTCCGGCGCGAGGGGAAGTGGGGCTACATCGATGAGGATGGCACCGAGCGTATCAAGGCCGTATATGAATGGGCCGAGCCGTTCCAAGGTCCCCAGGCCTTGGTGGGCGACGACGGCAGGGCCGGCAGCATCAATCGGTCGGGCCGCGTGGTGGTGCCCATTGAGTACGATGAGATCACCGAGCCGGTGGAAGGCACCAGTACGGTCGAGCGCTCGGGCCGCGTGGGGGCTGTGGATGCCAATGGCGACCTCGCGGTGCCGATGGTGTTCGAGGATGTGGGCGAATTCAGCGGCGGCCTGGCCTATGCTGCGCGCGACGGCCGATACGGATACATCAATGCCCGCGGCGAGGAGGTGATCCCTTTCCGTTTCGCCTCTGGCGGCACCTTTCGGAATGGCCTTGCCGTCGTTGAATTGGATGGATACTTCGGCGCCATCGACAGCCGTGGGAACACCGTGGTCCCCGCGGAGTACGACTGGGTGGAGGGATTCGAGGGCCCGGTGAGCCGCGTGCGCAAGGATGGCAAGGTGGGCCTGGTGAGCCCCTTCGGCGACCTGCTTGCACCGCTGCGGTACGACCACATCGGCCCTTTCCGCGACAGCTTGGCGCTCGTGGTGGAAGGCCGCAAGTGCGGCTACATCGATGCCTCCGGCGCCATCCGGATACCTGTGGAGTTCGAGGCGCCCGATGGCGTGGCGGGCTGGGGCGATTTCGAGGAGGGGCTCGCGGAGGTCCAGGTGGCCGGGAAGCGATGCCTGATCAACGCGCGCAATGAACGCGTATTCCCATGCGGATTCACGGACATCGGGCCGGCCACCGGGCCTCTGGTTCCGGTGAAGCGCAAGGCCCGATGGGGCTATGCGGACCGCAAAGGCCAGGTAATCGTCGACAACCGCTACGACCAGGCCGGCGAGATGCGTTCCGGTGTGGCACGGATCCGGCTCGGCGACCTCTACGGTCTCATCGACAGCACAGCGAAGGAGGTGGTGCCGCCGCTGTATGTGGCGCTGGCTCCCGTGGGCCATGGCCATTGGCAAGCCACTGCGGGAACGGGGGTGGGGATCATCGACCGCACGGGCAAACCGGTCGTTCCCTTGGTGTTCGATGGCGTGCGATTGGAGCGCGCCGACATCGCCCGGGTCGAGCGGAAGGACCGCTTTGCCTACATCCGCCTCACCGACGGGCGTGTCATCTGGAAGGAGGAGGGATTCGACGGGCCCTGA